In Hemitrygon akajei chromosome 9, sHemAka1.3, whole genome shotgun sequence, the following are encoded in one genomic region:
- the LOC140732873 gene encoding uncharacterized protein isoform X1 gives MLEILVVKNDKEFVCRNLKHNTPVLLSLSRYLRSGARDSLDHPSYSDCGEGFTRSSDLMAHQQVHTRERPFTCSDCGKGFTCSSQLKVHQQVHTGERPFTCSDCGKGFTRSSKLKEHQRVHTGERPFTCSDCGKGFTRSSDLMAHQQVHTRERPFTCSDCGKGFTCSSQLKVHQQVHTGERPFTCSDCGKGFTRSSKLKEHQRVHTGERPFTCSDCGKGFTCSSKLKVHQQVHTGERPFTCSDCGKGFTQSSELLAHQSVHTGEWPFICSHCGKGFTRSSQLKVHQRVHTGERPFTCSECGKGFTRSSKLKLHQRVHTGERPFTCSDCGKGFTCSSKLKVHQQVHTGERPFTCSDCGKGFTRSSNLKEHQRVHTGVWPFTCSVCGKGFTCLSKLKVHQQVHTGERPFTCSDCGKGFTLSSKLKEHQRVHTGERPFTCSDCGKGFTCSSKLKVHQQVHTGERPFTCSDCGKGFTLSSKLKEHQRVHTGERPFTCSDCGKGFTCSSKLKVHQQVHTGERPFTCSDCGKGFTTSSHLLRHQSVHTAEKPFTCSDCGKGFTRSSNLKQKTMKISLPDSQGRTFLSLDSLSLQNPVISGRNLNIATTEKLLPQQ, from the exons atgctggaaatcctagtg gttaaaaatgacaaagaATTTGTCtgcaggaatctcaaacacaacacaccagttttgctgtctctgtccagatatttaagaagtggagcaagggattcactcgatcatccttcctactcagactgtggggagggattcactcgatcatctgacctaatggctcaccagcaagttcacaccagggagaggccgttcacctgctcagactgtgggaagggattcacttgctcatcccaactgaaggtacatcagcaagttcacactggagagaggccgttcacctgctcagactgtgggaagggattcactcggtcatctaaactgaaggaacatcagagagttcacactggggagaggccattcacctgctcagactgtgggaagggattcactcggtcatctgacctaatggctcaccagcaagttcacaccagggagaggccgttcacctgctcagactgtgggaagggattcacttgctcatcccaactgaaggtacatcagcaagttcacactggagagaggccgttcacctgctcagactgtgggaagggattcactcggtcatctaaactgaaggaacatcagagagttcacactggggagaggccattcacctgctcagactgtgggaagggattcacttgctcatctaagctgaaggtacatcagcaagttcacactggagagaggccattcacctgctcagactgtgggaaaggattcactcagtcatctgaactactagcacaccagtcagttcacactggggaatggCCGTTCATAtgctcacactgtgggaagggattcactcggtcatctcaactgaaggtacatcagagagttcacactggggagaggccgttcacctgctcagagtgtgggaagggattcactcggtcatctaaactgaagttacatcagagagttcacaccggggagaggccattcacctgctcagactgtgggaagggattcacttgctcatctaagctgaaggtacatcagcaagttcacactggagagaggccattcacctgctcagactgtgggaagggattcactcggtcatctaatctgaaggaacatcagagagttcacactggagtatggccgttcacctgctcagtctgtgggaagggattcacttgcttatctaaactgaaggtacatcagcaagttcacactggagagaggccattcacctgctcagactgtgggaaggggttcactttgtcatctaaactgaaggaacatcagagagttcacactggtgagaggccgttcacctgctcagactgtgggaagggattcacttgctcatctaaactgaaggtacatcagcaagttcacactggagagaggccattcacctgctcagactgtgggaaggggttcactttgtcatctaaactgaaggaacatcagagagttcacactggtgagaggccgttcacctgctcagactgtgggaagggattcacttgctcatctaaactgaaggtacatcagcaagttcacactggagagaggccgttcacctgctcagactgtgggaagggattcactacatcatctcacctactgagacaccagtcagttcacacagcggagaagccattcacctgctcagactgtgggaagggattcactcggtcatctaatctgaag caaaagaccatgaaaatctctcttccagactcacaaggaagaacatttctctcattggatagtctctcactccaaaaccctgttatctctggtcgtaacctaaacattgctactacagagaaactattacctcagcagtga
- the LOC140732873 gene encoding uncharacterized protein isoform X2 has translation MLEILVVKNDKEFVCRNLKHNTPVLLSLSRYLRSGARDSLDHPSYSDCGEGFTRSSDLMAHQQVHTRERPFTCSDCGKGFTCSSQLKVHQQVHTGERPFTCSDCGKGFTRSSKLKEHQRVHTGERPFTCSDCGKGFTRSSDLMAHQQVHTRERPFTCSDCGKGFTCSSQLKVHQQVHTGERPFTCSDCGKGFTRSSKLKEHQRVHTGERPFTCSDCGKGFTCSSKLKVHQQVHTGERPFTCSDCGKGFTQSSELLAHQSVHTGEWPFICSHCGKGFTRSSQLKVHQRVHTGERPFTCSECGKGFTRSSKLKLHQRVHTGERPFTCSDCGKGFTCSSKLKVHQQVHTGERPFTCSDCGKGFTRSSNLKEHQRVHTGVWPFTCSVCGKGFTCLSKLKVHQQVHTGERPFTCSDCGKGFTLSSKLKEHQRVHTGERPFTCSDCGKGFTCSSKLKVHQQVHTGERPFTCSDCGKGFTLSSKLKEHQRVHTGERPFTCSDCGKGFTCSSKLKVHQQVHTGERPFTCSDCGKGFTTSSHLLRHQSVHTAEKPFTCSDCGKGFTRSSNLKVHQRVHTGEGRLPA, from the exons atgctggaaatcctagtg gttaaaaatgacaaagaATTTGTCtgcaggaatctcaaacacaacacaccagttttgctgtctctgtccagatatttaagaagtggagcaagggattcactcgatcatccttcctactcagactgtggggagggattcactcgatcatctgacctaatggctcaccagcaagttcacaccagggagaggccgttcacctgctcagactgtgggaagggattcacttgctcatcccaactgaaggtacatcagcaagttcacactggagagaggccgttcacctgctcagactgtgggaagggattcactcggtcatctaaactgaaggaacatcagagagttcacactggggagaggccattcacctgctcagactgtgggaagggattcactcggtcatctgacctaatggctcaccagcaagttcacaccagggagaggccgttcacctgctcagactgtgggaagggattcacttgctcatcccaactgaaggtacatcagcaagttcacactggagagaggccgttcacctgctcagactgtgggaagggattcactcggtcatctaaactgaaggaacatcagagagttcacactggggagaggccattcacctgctcagactgtgggaagggattcacttgctcatctaagctgaaggtacatcagcaagttcacactggagagaggccattcacctgctcagactgtgggaaaggattcactcagtcatctgaactactagcacaccagtcagttcacactggggaatggCCGTTCATAtgctcacactgtgggaagggattcactcggtcatctcaactgaaggtacatcagagagttcacactggggagaggccgttcacctgctcagagtgtgggaagggattcactcggtcatctaaactgaagttacatcagagagttcacaccggggagaggccattcacctgctcagactgtgggaagggattcacttgctcatctaagctgaaggtacatcagcaagttcacactggagagaggccattcacctgctcagactgtgggaagggattcactcggtcatctaatctgaaggaacatcagagagttcacactggagtatggccgttcacctgctcagtctgtgggaagggattcacttgcttatctaaactgaaggtacatcagcaagttcacactggagagaggccattcacctgctcagactgtgggaaggggttcactttgtcatctaaactgaaggaacatcagagagttcacactggtgagaggccgttcacctgctcagactgtgggaagggattcacttgctcatctaaactgaaggtacatcagcaagttcacactggagagaggccattcacctgctcagactgtgggaaggggttcactttgtcatctaaactgaaggaacatcagagagttcacactggtgagaggccgttcacctgctcagactgtgggaagggattcacttgctcatctaaactgaaggtacatcagcaagttcacactggagagaggccgttcacctgctcagactgtgggaagggattcactacatcatctcacctactgagacaccagtcagttcacacagcggagaagccattcacctgctcagactgtgggaagggattcactcggtcatctaatctgaaggtacatcagcgagttcacactggagagggcCGTttacctgcttag